One Pseudoalteromonas sp. UG3-2 DNA window includes the following coding sequences:
- the fabZ gene encoding 3-hydroxyacyl-ACP dehydratase FabZ gives MANELNSFDIQEILKLLPHRYPMLLVDKVVDHKPGEFLHAVKNVTANEPIFTGHFPDQPIFPGVMILEALAQATGLLGFKTVENRSENELYLFAAIDNARFKQPVVPGDTMHLHVKFVKERRNIWKFEGEAKVDGKVVCSAELMCARREF, from the coding sequence TTGGCTAACGAATTAAACAGCTTTGATATCCAAGAGATTTTAAAACTACTGCCACACCGCTACCCAATGTTGTTGGTAGACAAAGTCGTGGATCACAAACCGGGTGAATTTCTCCATGCGGTGAAAAACGTCACTGCCAATGAGCCGATTTTTACTGGTCACTTTCCAGATCAACCCATTTTTCCTGGTGTGATGATCCTTGAAGCCTTAGCACAAGCCACTGGCTTATTGGGCTTTAAAACCGTCGAGAATCGTAGCGAAAATGAACTATACTTGTTCGCAGCAATTGATAATGCGCGCTTCAAACAGCCAGTAGTTCCAGGTGATACGATGCACTTACACGTTAAATTCGTGAAAGAACGTCGTAATATTTGGAAGTTCGAAGGCGAAGCCAAAGTTGATGGCAAAGTGGTTTGTAGCGCTGAACTAATGTGTGCGAGAAGAGAGTTTTAA
- the bamA gene encoding outer membrane protein assembly factor BamA, whose translation MPIIKHIAVTSLLGASFAALGQNSFIVEDLKVEGLQRVALGAALTHIPINVGDNVDEFTISRTIKALYKSGHFDNIAVFRDGNQIVFQVKERPTISAIEFDGNKDIKDEQLNESLEQQDVRQGEPLDRTVLDSIEKGLTEFFHSIGKYNATVKVNIIELPRNRVKLELEFDEGDAASVRQINLVGNELFSDEELLGLIESQQDLPWWQFMSNDRYQKQTIEGDLEKIRSFYLDRGYLRFNIDSTQVSVSPERESVYVTANITEGEKYTVKGFDFIGDLLGREDFLKEIVPLRSGELYNGSVVTASEDFIKNYLARFGYANAEVRTMPEIDDEKKEVQLTLSVDPGKRVYVRRIIVNGNQNTADEVLRREMTQLEGAWLSNQSLERSKLQIQRLPYMESVEFEVKPIPGVDDQVDVDFSVKEQPAGSFQAGVAYGSYAGLQFNVGVSESNFLGTGNQVAFNVNTSRGSERYSVSYTDPYFTPDGVSQGSSVFFSKFDASEFGIVDYKSTSYGFGSNFGFPINAINRVNFGFRWIEESLSQISDFEQTRILRLSFLDPNNPDADYDFTKYELSAGWSRVTVNRGMFPTAGSRQSLNLSMTTPNSDLNFFKVNYDSRFYWPISNDHRWVFSAKASLGYGNGYGETNGFEQVLPFQEFFRITEQELRGFDRNTILPRAVQRLPIGIPGTPGPDGSSSVGIGGDPAFDQLRLGGRIGGNAKAVAGLEMIVPTPFLDEENTSSVRTSFFVDAANVWDTEFDVDRYTNLPEDQYKVLSDFSDPSRFRVSTGLSVQWISPMGPMLISFAYPLKKEENDDTKTISFNISNTF comes from the coding sequence ATGCCTATAATAAAACACATTGCAGTAACCAGTTTACTGGGCGCAAGTTTTGCTGCCTTAGGGCAAAACTCCTTTATCGTAGAAGATTTAAAAGTAGAAGGGTTACAACGCGTCGCACTGGGCGCCGCGTTGACACACATCCCTATTAACGTGGGTGACAATGTTGATGAGTTCACCATTTCACGTACCATCAAAGCGCTGTATAAGTCAGGTCACTTTGACAACATTGCTGTGTTCCGTGATGGTAATCAGATTGTTTTCCAAGTCAAAGAGCGTCCAACCATCAGTGCCATCGAGTTTGATGGTAACAAGGACATCAAAGACGAGCAGCTTAATGAAAGCTTGGAGCAACAAGATGTGCGCCAAGGTGAGCCGTTGGATAGGACCGTACTAGATAGCATTGAGAAAGGCTTAACTGAGTTTTTCCATAGTATTGGTAAATACAATGCTACGGTAAAGGTGAATATCATTGAACTGCCACGTAACCGCGTGAAGCTAGAACTAGAGTTTGATGAGGGCGACGCCGCTTCGGTTAGACAAATAAACCTAGTAGGTAATGAGCTGTTCTCTGACGAAGAGCTACTAGGCCTAATTGAGTCACAACAAGACTTACCTTGGTGGCAATTCATGTCCAATGATCGCTATCAAAAGCAAACCATCGAAGGCGACTTAGAAAAGATCCGCAGTTTTTACCTTGATCGTGGTTATTTGCGTTTTAACATTGACTCAACTCAGGTATCAGTAAGCCCAGAGCGAGAGTCTGTGTATGTGACCGCTAATATCACAGAAGGTGAAAAGTACACCGTTAAAGGCTTCGATTTTATTGGTGATTTACTAGGTCGTGAAGACTTCCTAAAAGAGATAGTACCGCTGCGTAGTGGGGAGTTATATAACGGCTCGGTTGTTACCGCTTCAGAAGACTTTATTAAAAATTATTTGGCGCGGTTTGGCTACGCCAATGCCGAAGTACGCACGATGCCAGAAATTGACGATGAGAAAAAAGAAGTTCAATTGACGCTTTCAGTGGACCCAGGCAAGCGCGTTTACGTGCGTCGCATCATTGTTAATGGTAACCAAAATACGGCAGATGAAGTGCTACGTCGTGAAATGACGCAGCTAGAAGGCGCTTGGCTATCAAATCAAAGCCTAGAACGTTCAAAACTTCAGATCCAACGTTTACCTTACATGGAGTCGGTTGAATTTGAAGTCAAGCCTATTCCAGGTGTTGACGACCAAGTGGACGTTGACTTCTCTGTGAAGGAGCAACCGGCAGGAAGTTTCCAAGCGGGTGTCGCTTATGGCTCTTATGCAGGCTTACAGTTTAATGTTGGGGTGAGTGAATCAAACTTCCTTGGTACGGGTAACCAAGTGGCGTTTAATGTCAATACCTCTCGCGGTTCAGAGCGTTACAGTGTGTCTTACACCGACCCTTACTTCACGCCAGATGGGGTGTCGCAGGGCAGTAGCGTCTTCTTCAGTAAGTTTGATGCCAGCGAGTTTGGCATTGTCGACTACAAATCAACCAGCTATGGTTTTGGCAGCAACTTTGGCTTCCCAATTAATGCCATTAACCGCGTTAACTTTGGCTTCCGCTGGATTGAGGAAAGTTTGTCGCAAATTTCAGATTTCGAACAAACTCGTATTTTGCGTTTAAGTTTCCTTGACCCTAACAACCCAGATGCCGACTACGATTTCACCAAGTATGAGTTGAGCGCAGGCTGGTCTCGTGTCACGGTTAACCGTGGTATGTTCCCAACCGCAGGTTCTCGTCAAAGCTTGAACTTGAGCATGACGACACCAAATTCCGACTTGAACTTCTTTAAGGTTAATTACGACTCACGCTTCTACTGGCCGATCAGTAATGACCACCGCTGGGTATTCTCGGCCAAGGCATCATTGGGTTATGGTAATGGTTACGGTGAAACCAACGGTTTTGAGCAAGTATTGCCGTTCCAAGAGTTCTTCCGTATTACCGAGCAAGAGCTACGAGGCTTTGACCGCAACACCATCTTGCCGCGTGCGGTGCAGCGGTTACCAATCGGTATTCCTGGTACACCTGGTCCTGATGGCAGCAGCAGTGTAGGAATTGGTGGTGATCCGGCCTTTGACCAATTAAGGTTGGGTGGTCGTATTGGTGGTAACGCTAAAGCGGTTGCGGGCCTCGAAATGATAGTGCCTACGCCTTTCTTAGACGAAGAGAATACCAGTTCGGTGCGTACTAGCTTCTTCGTTGATGCAGCAAATGTGTGGGATACTGAGTTCGATGTTGACCGTTACACCAACTTGCCAGAAGATCAATACAAAGTACTTTCGGATTTTTCTGACCCATCACGGTTCAGAGTTTCAACAGGGTTATCGGTTCAGTGGATCTCACCTATGGGACCTATGCTGATCAGTTTCGCTTACCCACTTAAAAAAGAAGAAAACGACGATACGAAGACGATCAGCTTCAATATCAGTAATACATTCTAA
- a CDS encoding OmpH family outer membrane protein: protein MKKFIKSSTLAMTAALMMGASGNALAHKVGIVDMQEVYKQIPQVAKIEQTLQTEFAERRQELEKLQGDIRFEAEKFKREATTMSEEQKTALREKIQGMQKTLAEKGRPLEQEMKQRQNQELAKVQKLIVDAIEKVAKSGDFDEVKVKDTTIYFNPDKVADLSDKVVEAVSNK from the coding sequence GTGAAAAAATTTATCAAATCATCAACACTAGCCATGACAGCCGCACTAATGATGGGTGCCTCAGGCAACGCGCTAGCACATAAAGTGGGTATTGTTGATATGCAAGAAGTGTATAAGCAAATTCCACAAGTGGCGAAAATTGAGCAAACGCTGCAAACTGAGTTTGCTGAGCGTCGTCAAGAGCTTGAAAAGCTGCAAGGTGACATCCGTTTTGAAGCAGAAAAGTTCAAGCGTGAAGCAACCACCATGAGTGAAGAGCAAAAAACGGCATTGCGTGAAAAGATCCAAGGTATGCAAAAAACATTGGCAGAAAAAGGTCGTCCGCTTGAGCAAGAAATGAAGCAACGTCAAAACCAAGAGCTTGCTAAAGTGCAAAAACTTATCGTTGATGCCATAGAAAAAGTAGCTAAGTCAGGTGATTTTGATGAAGTGAAAGTAAAAGATACGACAATCTACTTCAATCCTGATAAAGTAGCTGACCTTTCTGACAAAGTTGTAGAAGCGGTTAGCAACAAGTAA
- the lpxD gene encoding UDP-3-O-(3-hydroxymyristoyl)glucosamine N-acyltransferase: MTKLYTLSQLAEFLGAQLDGDGDKEIRNIATLGVAKGDQIAFLANSKYRSQLDNTAAGAVILSAKEAPHFSGNKLVIDDPYVAYAKLAQKLDTTPVAASGIHASAVIASDAQIGENVHIGANTVIESGAEIADNVEIGPGCFIGKHAKIGARTKLWANVTVYHEVQIGEQCLFQSGAVIGSDGFGYANEKGEWVKIPQVGTVIIGDRVEVGVSTSIDRGALEDTVIHSNVILDNQIQIAHNVEVGYGTAIAGCTVLAGSVKIGKYCQIGGMTAINGHIDVCDGVVITGMSMITKGITEPGVYSSGLPHQTNKEWRKSIAHLRNLSDFKSRLKALEALTASLKDTDVE, translated from the coding sequence ATGACAAAACTGTACACCTTATCTCAACTGGCTGAGTTCTTAGGAGCTCAGCTGGACGGCGATGGCGATAAAGAAATTAGAAACATTGCCACCTTGGGCGTAGCAAAAGGCGATCAAATCGCCTTTTTGGCTAATAGTAAATACCGTAGTCAGCTTGATAACACAGCGGCTGGCGCGGTGATTTTAAGCGCAAAGGAAGCCCCCCATTTTTCTGGTAATAAGCTGGTTATCGACGACCCTTATGTGGCATATGCTAAGTTAGCGCAAAAGCTCGACACTACGCCTGTTGCTGCTAGTGGGATCCATGCTTCGGCGGTGATTGCCAGCGATGCGCAGATTGGTGAAAACGTACACATTGGCGCCAATACTGTGATTGAATCAGGTGCTGAAATTGCTGATAACGTTGAGATAGGGCCAGGCTGTTTCATAGGGAAACATGCCAAAATAGGCGCAAGAACAAAACTCTGGGCAAATGTCACTGTTTACCATGAGGTACAAATCGGTGAGCAGTGTTTGTTCCAATCTGGTGCTGTCATAGGTAGTGATGGCTTTGGCTATGCTAATGAAAAAGGCGAGTGGGTCAAAATTCCCCAAGTCGGCACTGTGATCATCGGCGACCGAGTAGAAGTGGGGGTCAGTACCTCAATCGATCGTGGCGCTTTAGAAGACACGGTGATCCATAGCAATGTCATTTTGGATAATCAAATTCAAATCGCCCATAACGTTGAAGTAGGTTATGGTACCGCCATTGCAGGCTGCACTGTGCTAGCCGGTAGCGTTAAAATTGGTAAGTATTGCCAAATTGGTGGCATGACTGCGATCAACGGTCACATTGATGTCTGTGACGGCGTGGTTATCACGGGCATGAGTATGATTACCAAAGGAATTACTGAGCCGGGTGTGTATTCATCAGGCTTGCCTCACCAAACTAATAAAGAGTGGCGTAAGTCCATTGCACACTTACGCAATTTATCTGACTTTAAGTCGCGCTTAAAGGCGTTAGAAGCGCTCACAGCCTCACTTAAAGATACCGATGTAGAATAA